Genomic DNA from Lactuca sativa cultivar Salinas chromosome 8, Lsat_Salinas_v11, whole genome shotgun sequence:
TCCTAGAAAACAGAATCACAGATCCACTTATCCGTGTGATTCACTCATACTTGGCCAATGGCCAGCTATTTCCACTATGAGTGACTTGTTACTATCCATTTAAACCAGCTATTCTGTCCGTACTTGCAACCTAAACATAATTACTAACACTGCCAAACACTGAAACTGTccaaacactaaactgcctgaagcagtatgttgCCACATGTTTTCTTATCGAAATCTATCTAGGCCTTCCTGGTCTCAATTGGTTCGTCAATCATCTGAAATACCAGGTTTCGACCCGATTGTGGAGCCAAAGGGCTCCATACTTAGTCAACTCGCACGACTTCTGAACAAATCCTTCTCTGGAGCTAGTTGCTACTAGTTATCATGTCACTAAtgctctaacaacctcctgatccaaccgatTGAGTCTGTGCGTCGAATCCTGATGTTACCAAACATCGGCTAAACGCGATTTCTACATGACCATTGGTAGACTCATGTCATGAATGACCTTAAGCAGTCCACTGCTTCCTTGCTCTTATAATCGTAGTAGTGATCCCACGGTCTCATCACTGGCTCAAACAAGTCCAATTCATCTGGAGAAATCTATAACCAATCTATGGATTTGCCAcgccctcactgctgcacccgaactagTGGGTACTATTGTTCTCCTCGTGATtgatggtttttgagcattctaacactcctaagtgtacatgcaaccctaaataccttggatctatgttttctctattatacatgcaaatatgaacatccaaggtataatcctaatctagcatacaaaacaatgaatataacaagatagaatacatacctatttgatgtagaaagtcttcaggaagcttgagtgcctagtgccccaagtgtgacacctcaaatggttcactcaacaccaaatacacttggaataacttgagagaattctacacttcatgaaaattggctagcccttcttttacacaccCTAGTGCTGATTTTGGTCAataataagatgcatatatagttagggttacaccatgtaaaccctaattgacatggcctttcatttccatgatccatgggtacaaaataccatggagcatccatggagcatcatatgggttttagccaaactagataatccatggagcattagcccactatataagtatggatgatttgcacaattaacccatatatttaattagtcttcttttgatcaattaattaatcctagattaattcttgatcaatactaattaaataatcttattattcttattattaatatactagaacttgtaatgtattaataaccaaaagtgtcttatttctctcatttagtctatccacatgcatgatgccatgcaacccaaatggaccatgtcgggttgggtcaagtcttaccaattatagttatggacttagacattaatccaacagtctcccacttggataagtctaaaactattattgtgtacgACTTCAGGAACTgactgacaatcgtagctctcaaaagcttctgtcgaactctgaccttgtcgataaactttgacctttgtcaatgacttgtccattagataagggatcatatattcctccattctagatatcatatgttCTGAGACAAGAAGGttcgacgactgactaattgaacaaatcaaatcagtcctggcccggccgagcacttccatttgtcatcatcaaatcatcgaggggccaacagatattgcttttatcccgaaggtaaaaggaatggataaacttcgaatcatatggcttgttctagtacttgttgaatcatacacaaaggcacgttttataacatcgagttaccaatgcgttttcgtgcaatcaatgtactatcaactcatagtaacaactcatatctctaggtttgaagaatataagatattatcgtctcatgatcactcgtgataaaatccatgaagtgattccaatgggcgtgggttgaatccaatactaagaacttatgagcactcatgattgttgtagccctttgtccaacatcttagacctctacaagccaacccatgacaatcttaattcatatctacttccaacatataaccgactatggatggtttgaataacttagtcatccagaacaatgaccaagtttattctggaagtcaaaacatgcaaaatgaaacacaataataatggaatctaatatggtctaagaacttatgaatataaataaaacacattttatttatcaccatatgattacacattattcattgtatactatttcagctatcaactttattcttgaattaaaacaatagttgtcccatgctccaagcttgtacactatgttttccaaacactagtcatgtcatacaccatgtatgcacactatgtttgtctatgatctttgatttatgaaatagatcaattgaacaaaaCTCCAATGATCCTTTTTTTTCATAGTCCAAAATccctaccgcaaatgcaagaattccaaattcttgccatttatcgaaatctgttagattctaaacttatatgtattgatcctcttgtaatgattatgcacaaattcacaaagacaaaTACATATGGATCAAAATACACACAAATAAAAAAGGTAATTTGAAGATAGACACACTTAGTTTTGGGGACTTTTCTCTCTATTGTATTATTCCGAACAACGAAAAGTACAACCGGGAAATATGAAAGCTTCAAAATAGATGGAATAAAAAAACAACTAATTTCCTAAACTAGCGGATAGACTTTCAGTAGCATGCTAACCCACGATGCACCTAATTATATGAGACTCACTCATATTTTATTCTACACTAATACATAGTCAACAATGACCAAATCAAAATTATCATTAACCATGCAACCTCATTAAGCCTTGACCGACCCATTACCCGTGAACGAAACCCGATTAACCCAACATCTGGCAGTGTTTTATGTAGATAATAATTTGGTTTTAAAACTAGCCGTTTAATTAGGTCCAGAAAAAGAGAGCTAGGACTCCAACCCAACACCGTTTCAAATTGTCCGTACCGGCCACAACGAAACCATGAAGTCGGCAGTACTGAAGAGAAGTTGGAGGCCAACCAGTCTCCATTCCGTGCACTCAACCAACTCCACCCAATGTAATGAAACCAacccaagaaaaaaaaattacattcgGTAAGGAATAGTACTCAATCCGAATCCTTTGGGGCAACAAACAAAAATTTCTCATTCAGTTATAATGCTCAATTTCTTTCCATATGCGATTACAATATACAAAACACCAACCAACCGTGTggactttgttttgtttgataaTGTACAAGGCTTCATCTTTTGATACAAAGCTTATCTACATCATATCTAATCCAAGCCAAATTATAATAAACATTTACGTAGGTACATATTACATATAGCATGGAGGTTAGAGAGTttgtatattaaaataaatactaTAAATTTTACCAAAAGAAGAAGCAGTTAGATTAATTAAGATTTAAGACGAAGGATATAATATCCAATATGTTATATTTTGCGTTTTGACCGAGTGACAATGAGATGGTGATGAAGAAGGTAAAAAAGGGAAACAGCCAAAGAGGAAGGAATCTATGCAGAAAAGGGTTGTACGGTACTACTGCAACACCATCACTGTTGGATAGAGATTGATGCTGTGATTTTGGTGCTGTCCCCAGTACTTGACataacaaacacaaacacaaacacaccCCCTCCCTTCGTTTCTTTTTATTCCTTTCTATTATTCTTTCCCTCCTAGACCATCAAGATTCAACCTCTCTTCTGCTACCTATTCTGAAAAAAtaagtttgttttctttttaattaataaaaaaaaaattaaaataaaggaATAATGTCATGTCTATTTTCTACCTCGAGGAACCCCTGATGTATATATAAAAGAGaaatagaaaaatcaaaaaaccaACACGTCTCCGTCATTACCCACtaatgataatgataaaattAGTATTCGAGTGTGTTGACTTTGATCATGCCCACTATTTTCTGGAATTTACTTAAATGGTAATCAACAAACACCATATTTAATGCACGATCATAAAATGtctattaatatactagaacatgTTTATGAAAAATAATATTCTTCGGTTTTCGTCAATTTCaactagaagaaaaaaaaaaacagttctTTGTTAAAAAATCGACAAAAAGAATTACCATAAATTAATCTCATTTCAAAATCCACACATCAAACCTCCAGAAGAAAACGCCCACATGAttgatccatcatattttcttcatttttccccatatcccccccaaaaaaaatggaaaaaagagaaagaagaaaaaaTTCAACACAAAACAAAAAAGAATGAGAGAATCAGGAAAAAGGAAAATGAAAATCAATTCATGGCCCTAAGCATTATCATCGGATCGGTCAAAGTGAAGGAGTTGACCACAACATTTGGGGCAATCCTCCACCTGTTTAGGCACCATGAAGTACATGAAACATCCTTTGCATCCGGCAACCACTAATACATGCCCTCCTATCCGACTTCCATTTTCATTTAtattttcatcttcatcttcatcttcatcttcttcctcatcttcgacttcatcttcttcttcttcttcttcttcttcttcttcttcttcttcttcttctttttcatcttcttcttcttgttcatggttttgattttgttttcttgatgatGAAGCTGCCGGAGATGACTCCACCGAAGATCCTCCACTGCCATATGAGCTCTCCTCTCCCTCTTCCGCTTCCTCTTCGTCGCTGTAAAAGTATCCGCTAAATCCGTCATCAACCGTTCTTGGATCCTCTTTTGATTTCATCCCTGTTCTCCAGTTTATGTAATACACCTCCCCTGTCTGTTTTCCGTCAAACCCCAGGGTCACATGACATGTATATCTAAATTAAACTTCTTTACCACTAAAATACTCACATAATATTGGATTTTATAgccttcttttttctttttcttttttcaagtATTGCAAAAACAAAAACCGGGGTGTTAAAGGTAACAACTTTTTCCGAAGAAAGCAACAAAAAGGGACGGAATTTAAGCAAGATCCGTGTTTGAGGTTTTGTTGAGTACATACATGAACAATAAA
This window encodes:
- the LOC111884325 gene encoding protein CURLY FLAG LEAF 1, with the translated sequence MTAPNMAAITASLERSLQSFSLNHHQSSISINGYEGLGFGRSSSSSSGSQNNRCLSSTNSSDATLELNSNITLPYHWEQCLDLKTGEVYYINWRTGMKSKEDPRTVDDGFSGYFYSDEEEAEEGEESSYGSGGSSVESSPAASSSRKQNQNHEQEEEDEKEEEEEEEEEEEEEEEDEVEDEEEDEDEDEDENINENGSRIGGHVLVVAGCKGCFMYFMVPKQVEDCPKCCGQLLHFDRSDDNA